In one window of Thalassotalea agarivorans DNA:
- a CDS encoding DUF2333 family protein: protein MTFKLSPKFFAWLFTGLFVLGYLIGVYWSFEPDMIDIRAEVTKDASAENVAPVIGYTTTTTLIRVSETLLDKPGGYLANDAMPPSVFLDNIPAWEFGVLEMVRDLSLIMRQGFSRSQSQSVENEHLKKAHPKFNIDHKKWVLPSAEGEYRDAIHELYLYRQALTDVNTQGAQFYARADNLVDWLNEVQKRLGSYSQRLSASVGREQLNTDLAGDSAAQQSTFADSSMVLKTSWWQIDDVFYEARGASWALLHFLKAIEIDFNDVLEKKNAKVSLQQIIRELEASQQTVWSPMILNGDGFGVLANHSLVMANYISRANAALIDISELLNKG from the coding sequence ATGACCTTTAAACTTTCTCCTAAATTCTTCGCGTGGCTATTTACGGGATTATTCGTACTTGGTTATTTGATTGGTGTTTATTGGAGCTTTGAGCCCGATATGATTGATATCAGAGCTGAAGTTACCAAGGATGCATCCGCTGAAAATGTGGCCCCTGTAATAGGATATACCACAACGACGACACTGATCAGAGTGTCCGAAACGCTGCTAGATAAGCCGGGTGGATATCTTGCCAATGATGCTATGCCGCCATCTGTGTTTTTAGACAATATTCCAGCGTGGGAGTTTGGCGTATTAGAGATGGTGCGTGACTTATCGCTTATCATGCGACAAGGCTTTAGCCGCAGCCAATCTCAGTCGGTAGAGAATGAACACCTTAAAAAAGCACATCCGAAATTCAATATTGACCATAAAAAGTGGGTGTTGCCGAGTGCTGAAGGCGAATATAGAGACGCTATTCACGAATTGTACTTATATCGCCAAGCACTAACTGACGTAAATACCCAAGGTGCGCAATTTTATGCACGTGCAGATAATTTAGTCGATTGGTTAAACGAAGTGCAAAAGCGCTTGGGTAGCTATTCGCAGCGCTTGAGTGCCAGTGTTGGTAGAGAGCAACTAAATACAGATTTAGCCGGTGATAGTGCCGCACAGCAATCGACTTTCGCCGATTCATCCATGGTGTTAAAAACCAGTTGGTGGCAGATTGATGATGTATTTTATGAGGCGCGCGGTGCAAGCTGGGCATTGCTTCATTTTTTAAAAGCAATTGAAATAGATTTTAACGACGTACTAGAAAAGAAAAATGCTAAGGTGTCGTTACAACAAATCATACGTGAACTGGAAGCAAGTCAACAAACGGTGTGGAGTCCGATGATTTTAAACGGGGATGGCTTTGGCGTGTTGGCTAATCATTCATTAGTAATGGCTAACTACATTTCTCGCGCTAATGCCGCGCTAATTGATATAAGTGAATTACTTAACAAGGGGTAA
- a CDS encoding PEP-CTERM sorting domain-containing protein, translated as MKIVNKILASVFALAISTQASAGIITLDTETNEDYLNILNEGTLTTYSFENYGDMVIGFNDNHVLFDFQGEKTNFAVIQFDPLLVDFNDVTSFAYGENLGYFFDSHMNVMVAQSAVENDSNFKLMLEFNDTFQIDAISIDESGGDSQSGIMYNDFSQNVRFGNVGIEYSEYVSNAVDVPEPSSLAIFGLSILGLVSRRFGKNNQYI; from the coding sequence ATGAAAATAGTCAACAAAATATTAGCCAGTGTGTTTGCTCTGGCTATTAGTACACAAGCGTCCGCTGGCATAATCACACTTGATACTGAAACCAATGAAGATTACCTCAATATTTTGAACGAAGGTACGCTTACCACGTACTCTTTTGAAAACTATGGAGACATGGTTATTGGCTTCAATGACAATCACGTACTTTTCGATTTTCAAGGTGAAAAAACTAACTTCGCAGTCATTCAATTCGACCCTTTGTTGGTCGATTTTAATGATGTAACCAGCTTTGCTTATGGGGAAAATTTAGGTTACTTTTTTGATAGCCACATGAATGTAATGGTTGCTCAAAGTGCTGTGGAAAATGATTCTAATTTTAAATTGATGTTAGAGTTTAACGACACTTTTCAAATTGACGCTATTTCAATTGATGAATCTGGTGGTGACTCACAGAGCGGTATAATGTACAACGATTTCAGTCAAAATGTGCGCTTTGGCAACGTAGGAATTGAATACTCTGAATATGTATCCAATGCTGTCGATGTGCCAGAACCGTCATCTCTTGCAATATTTGGTCTAAGTATACTTGGATTAGTTTCAAGAAGATTCGGTAAAAATAATCAATATATTTAA
- a CDS encoding TIGR04219 family outer membrane beta-barrel protein: protein MKKSALAVALSMCVAVSAQADVIGLYIGGNVWQNQGSGSFGDTGVVSTLSSSGAEFDFEKENNASYFVAFEHPIPIIPNIKIASSTLDTTGMGMVTGEFDFGGIEFPVGTNVDSVFNTSFIDYTLYYEVFSNDLIAFDFGVTGRDISGDITVSEATAGTGELEYEGIIPMAYVAAKVGIPATSFNVFAEVNYVGWADDAITDYQVGIGYELLDNLAVDLDITVGYRSVTLELDDVDGLYSDLTFDGAYAGAVVHF, encoded by the coding sequence ATGAAAAAATCAGCATTAGCCGTAGCACTATCTATGTGTGTTGCAGTATCAGCACAAGCAGACGTTATTGGTCTGTATATAGGTGGCAATGTTTGGCAAAATCAAGGTTCAGGATCGTTTGGCGATACTGGCGTGGTATCTACACTGAGTTCTAGCGGTGCAGAATTTGATTTCGAAAAAGAAAACAACGCGTCATATTTTGTTGCGTTTGAGCATCCAATTCCAATTATTCCTAACATCAAAATCGCTTCTTCTACCCTAGATACAACGGGTATGGGTATGGTTACTGGCGAGTTTGATTTCGGTGGTATCGAGTTTCCAGTGGGGACCAATGTAGATTCAGTGTTCAATACCAGCTTTATTGATTACACCCTTTACTATGAAGTGTTTTCTAACGACCTTATTGCTTTTGACTTTGGTGTAACAGGTCGTGATATTAGCGGTGACATAACTGTTTCTGAAGCAACTGCGGGTACCGGTGAGCTTGAGTATGAAGGTATCATTCCAATGGCTTATGTTGCTGCTAAAGTAGGGATCCCTGCAACAAGCTTCAACGTCTTTGCCGAAGTAAACTATGTTGGTTGGGCAGATGATGCTATTACTGACTACCAAGTAGGTATTGGTTACGAATTATTAGATAACTTAGCTGTCGATTTAGATATTACTGTTGGTTATCGTTCAGTGACTTTAGAGCTTGATGATGTTGATGGTCTATATAGTGACCTAACATTTGATGGTGCCTATGCTGGCGCAGTAGTACATTTCTAG
- a CDS encoding pyocin activator PrtN family protein produces the protein MTNPSSSIVMCLLMAEFGVRQLIPLEELAQPVLGLSKNSAKRKAKKYELPFPVVKLNGSQKAPYLVSINDLAEYIESRCSTARIEWNEVHDL, from the coding sequence ATGACGAATCCAAGCAGTTCTATTGTAATGTGCTTATTAATGGCTGAATTTGGGGTTAGACAATTAATACCTCTAGAGGAGTTGGCACAACCTGTACTAGGACTAAGTAAAAATTCAGCCAAAAGAAAAGCTAAGAAGTATGAGTTGCCATTTCCAGTTGTTAAGTTAAATGGTAGTCAAAAAGCTCCATATTTAGTAAGTATTAATGACTTAGCAGAATATATTGAAAGCCGCTGCTCAACTGCACGAATAGAGTGGAATGAGGTGCATGACCTTTAA
- a CDS encoding helix-turn-helix domain-containing protein, with translation MSEKEDQINALISKNLARIRAEKGLSLQKVADFIEVSNQQISLFEKNKNRISAAQLRVIANSLNVNIEEFFKA, from the coding sequence ATGTCTGAAAAAGAAGACCAAATTAACGCTTTAATAAGTAAGAACTTAGCTAGAATCAGAGCTGAAAAAGGTCTTTCATTACAAAAGGTTGCAGACTTTATCGAAGTGTCGAATCAACAAATATCATTATTCGAGAAAAATAAAAACAGGATCTCTGCTGCTCAATTACGTGTAATCGCAAATAGCTTAAACGTTAATATTGAAGAGTTTTTTAAAGCTTAA
- a CDS encoding sulfurtransferase gives MFQSPIISAKQLLDNVSNTLVKVLDASIPPIGINKQPQYAWPQQVIPGALKCDINQAFSDHNATTAHAMLSPAAFQQQARQLGINQNDTLVVYDNLGLFSAARVWYMFKSMGHKHVVVLDGGIDAWVAAGGKLAKAQSNSNSIGNFVSQPVAGAFADKHDVLAAIKHNSHCIVDARSPQRFLGLVEEPRAGVRSGHIPTSINLFFNDLLQDGYLLSQPALDALFAQAKACEQKVIYSCGSGVTACILALAGETIGISDYTVYDGSWSEWGADHTLPIA, from the coding sequence ATGTTCCAATCACCGATCATCTCAGCGAAACAACTTCTCGATAACGTTTCAAACACTTTAGTTAAAGTACTCGATGCGAGCATTCCGCCAATAGGCATCAATAAACAGCCGCAATATGCTTGGCCGCAGCAGGTGATACCTGGCGCGCTTAAATGTGACATCAATCAAGCCTTTTCCGATCACAACGCAACAACCGCCCATGCGATGTTATCTCCAGCCGCATTCCAGCAACAGGCACGCCAGTTAGGTATTAATCAAAATGACACGCTAGTGGTTTACGATAATTTGGGTCTGTTTAGTGCCGCTAGAGTTTGGTACATGTTTAAAAGTATGGGGCATAAACACGTCGTGGTCCTTGATGGCGGCATTGACGCCTGGGTAGCGGCCGGCGGCAAATTGGCTAAAGCACAATCAAACTCAAATTCGATTGGAAATTTTGTCTCCCAACCTGTTGCTGGCGCTTTTGCTGATAAACATGATGTATTGGCGGCTATAAAACATAACTCTCATTGTATTGTTGATGCTCGTTCACCGCAGCGCTTTTTAGGATTGGTTGAAGAACCTAGGGCGGGCGTTCGCAGTGGACATATTCCCACATCAATCAATCTATTCTTTAATGATTTGCTTCAAGATGGATATTTATTATCTCAGCCAGCATTAGACGCCTTGTTTGCGCAAGCTAAGGCCTGCGAGCAAAAAGTCATCTACAGCTGTGGTTCTGGTGTGACCGCATGTATTTTAGCTTTGGCTGGAGAAACCATAGGAATTTCTGACTATACCGTTTACGACGGTTCATGGTCAGAATGGGGGGCAGATCACACCTTACCAATTGCCTAA
- a CDS encoding copper chaperone PCu(A)C, with protein MKKILFTLITVTTTLFSGFLMADESEDQGQVSVKNPYVRESIPGTQITSAYMQITNTTDKDYQLVGATANISPRIEIHEHYQENDVMKMRQVLALPLPANGEITMKQGGFHLMIFDIVKPVKQGQKILLTLHFTDHDDITIEVPVQGIKKQHKSGHHHH; from the coding sequence ATGAAAAAAATACTATTTACTCTCATCACAGTTACTACAACATTGTTCAGTGGCTTTCTCATGGCGGACGAAAGTGAAGATCAGGGGCAAGTGTCAGTAAAAAATCCTTATGTTCGTGAGTCTATTCCTGGTACACAAATTACCAGCGCATACATGCAAATAACCAACACTACTGACAAAGATTATCAGTTGGTTGGCGCAACGGCTAACATTAGCCCGCGTATTGAAATTCATGAGCACTATCAAGAAAATGATGTGATGAAGATGCGCCAAGTGCTCGCTTTACCATTGCCGGCAAACGGCGAGATTACGATGAAGCAAGGCGGTTTTCACTTAATGATATTTGATATCGTTAAGCCAGTTAAGCAAGGACAGAAGATCTTACTTACCTTACATTTTACCGATCACGATGACATCACCATAGAAGTCCCTGTGCAAGGCATTAAAAAGCAGCACAAAAGTGGACATCATCACCACTAA
- a CDS encoding integrase — translation MATINIEKRKLKNGYSYRARVRITKFGKIIDKDEKTLKTREAAQAWAKKTEKVLLSKQDDIKNGTYFSPEASEKLKETTVGELINEYLKNPLTSKDLGRTKRYVLEALLNYDISQKIVSQLTANDLINHCQFRLEDETKPSPQTVYHDVTYLHSVIKRAKQVFKVNTNLSYHEEAIPELVSLKLIGRSGKRNRRPTREELRLLEEGLAKREMNRSSKIPFNDILQFSILSAMRVGELTKLRWSDLDHENKTIIVRDRKDPRRKENNDWEVPLLGEAYPIILKQKERIDPDNPNLIFPYNPRSISAGWQRVRSSLGIEDLRYHDLRREGASRLAEQGYDIRTVAKITGHKNLNILYDIYSTMEVKNFAKSEFEKYQSQKNSEV, via the coding sequence ATGGCAACAATTAACATTGAAAAGCGTAAATTGAAAAATGGTTACTCTTATAGAGCAAGAGTGAGAATTACTAAGTTTGGCAAAATTATAGATAAAGATGAAAAGACCCTAAAAACTAGAGAAGCCGCACAAGCATGGGCGAAAAAAACTGAAAAAGTGTTGTTGAGTAAACAAGACGACATTAAGAATGGTACTTATTTTTCGCCTGAAGCATCAGAGAAACTTAAAGAAACTACAGTAGGTGAATTGATTAATGAATATCTTAAAAATCCGCTTACTTCAAAAGATCTTGGAAGAACTAAACGTTACGTTTTAGAAGCTCTATTAAACTATGATATATCACAAAAAATAGTTAGCCAGCTAACGGCAAATGATTTGATCAACCACTGCCAATTCAGATTAGAAGATGAAACAAAACCATCCCCACAGACCGTTTATCACGATGTGACTTATTTACATTCAGTCATAAAAAGAGCAAAGCAAGTTTTTAAGGTCAATACAAATTTGTCTTATCATGAAGAGGCTATTCCTGAATTAGTTTCTTTGAAGCTAATAGGCCGTTCAGGAAAGCGGAACCGAAGACCAACACGGGAAGAATTAAGGCTTTTAGAAGAAGGTTTAGCAAAACGAGAGATGAACCGTTCATCAAAAATACCGTTCAATGATATCTTACAATTTTCGATTTTATCAGCAATGCGAGTGGGAGAATTAACAAAATTAAGATGGTCTGATTTAGACCATGAAAATAAAACCATCATAGTTAGAGATAGAAAAGATCCTCGTAGAAAAGAGAACAACGATTGGGAAGTACCACTACTTGGTGAAGCTTACCCTATTATATTGAAACAGAAAGAGCGAATAGATCCTGATAACCCAAACTTAATTTTTCCATATAATCCACGCAGTATTAGTGCAGGTTGGCAACGAGTTAGATCATCTTTAGGTATTGAAGATCTTCGATATCACGACTTGAGACGAGAAGGTGCATCAAGACTCGCAGAGCAAGGTTATGATATTAGGACTGTAGCTAAAATTACAGGTCACAAAAATCTTAATATTCTCTATGACATTTATTCAACGATGGAAGTCAAAAATTTTGCTAAATCTGAATTTGAAAAGTATCAATCCCAAAAGAATAGTGAAGTTTAA
- the pspA gene encoding phage shock protein PspA, with protein sequence MGIFSRFTDIVNANLNSLLDKAEHPEKMIRMIIQEMEETLVEVRATAAKQIAEKKHVQRQLRQLATSVSNWQDKAELAIAKGREDLARSALTQKLKAQEEHDELQNVLTEIDKMLDAIQEDSSKLQAKLTEAKRRQEALLMRQQSAEVRLKAREKAVVYNIDEAIGKFERYQQKIDRIEAEVEAFDVTAENDLESQFKALEQDEKLAEELAALKAKTANKKANAKE encoded by the coding sequence ATGGGAATTTTTTCACGCTTTACAGATATTGTTAACGCCAATTTAAATAGCTTATTAGACAAGGCTGAACATCCTGAGAAAATGATCCGCATGATCATCCAGGAGATGGAAGAAACCTTAGTTGAAGTACGTGCCACCGCAGCCAAACAAATCGCTGAGAAAAAACATGTACAACGTCAGTTACGTCAATTAGCAACATCGGTTTCAAATTGGCAAGACAAAGCCGAACTGGCTATTGCAAAAGGTCGCGAAGATCTAGCTCGCTCTGCACTGACGCAAAAGTTAAAAGCACAAGAAGAGCATGATGAATTGCAAAATGTGCTAACTGAAATAGACAAGATGCTGGATGCTATCCAAGAAGATAGCAGCAAGTTACAAGCTAAGCTAACGGAAGCTAAGCGTCGTCAAGAAGCATTATTAATGCGTCAACAATCGGCAGAAGTTCGTTTGAAAGCGCGTGAAAAGGCTGTTGTTTACAACATCGACGAAGCAATTGGTAAGTTTGAGCGTTATCAGCAAAAAATTGACCGCATCGAGGCAGAAGTAGAGGCGTTTGATGTAACAGCAGAAAACGACTTGGAAAGCCAGTTTAAAGCGCTAGAGCAAGACGAAAAACTTGCCGAAGAATTAGCTGCTTTAAAAGCGAAGACCGCTAATAAAAAGGCAAATGCTAAGGAATAG
- the dusA gene encoding tRNA dihydrouridine(20/20a) synthase DusA has translation MRKKIDHRFCVAPMLDWTDRHCRYFYRAMSKHTVLYTEMVTTGAILYGKWDYLAYNQEEHPVVLQLGGSDVKAMTECAKIAQDRGYDEININVGCPSDRVQNGRFGACLMAEPELVADCVASMQAQVDIPITVKSRIGIDDQDSYEFLHTFIDTVAKADCKHFIIHARKAWLSGLSPKQNREIPPLDYSRVYQIKQEFSDRLISINGGITSFEQTLEHLNHVDGVMIGREVYYNPYILASADQTIYGADTPIITREALIDHMCEYIDQVVASEQGRAWHVIRHMISMCNGLPGAKKFRRYLSEQCQVENSSQVLRDAFKLVG, from the coding sequence ATGAGAAAGAAAATAGATCATAGATTTTGTGTTGCTCCGATGCTGGATTGGACAGATCGTCATTGTCGTTACTTTTACCGTGCAATGAGTAAGCACACTGTACTTTACACGGAAATGGTGACAACTGGTGCAATTCTGTATGGAAAATGGGACTACCTGGCGTATAACCAAGAAGAGCATCCAGTGGTATTGCAACTTGGCGGTAGCGATGTAAAAGCAATGACAGAGTGCGCTAAGATTGCACAAGACCGAGGCTATGATGAAATTAACATTAATGTTGGTTGCCCGTCTGATCGCGTGCAAAATGGTAGATTTGGTGCCTGCTTAATGGCAGAGCCAGAACTCGTCGCTGACTGTGTAGCTAGTATGCAAGCGCAAGTTGATATTCCTATAACGGTTAAATCACGTATTGGTATTGACGATCAGGACAGTTATGAATTTCTGCATACTTTTATCGATACTGTCGCCAAGGCTGATTGTAAGCACTTTATCATTCATGCTCGCAAAGCATGGCTAAGTGGTTTAAGCCCAAAACAAAACAGAGAAATACCACCGCTTGATTACTCGCGGGTATATCAAATTAAACAAGAATTTTCAGATCGTTTGATTTCTATCAATGGCGGGATCACCAGTTTCGAGCAAACGCTTGAGCATCTAAATCATGTCGATGGTGTCATGATTGGCCGTGAGGTTTACTACAACCCATATATTTTAGCGAGTGCGGATCAAACTATATACGGTGCAGATACCCCGATCATTACCCGAGAAGCACTAATAGATCATATGTGTGAATACATTGACCAAGTTGTCGCATCAGAGCAAGGTAGGGCATGGCATGTGATCCGCCATATGATTTCGATGTGCAATGGTTTACCTGGTGCCAAGAAATTCAGACGCTACCTAAGCGAACAATGCCAAGTTGAAAATAGCAGCCAAGTATTACGTGACGCGTTTAAACTCGTTGGTTAA
- a CDS encoding enoyl-CoA hydratase-related protein: MSNLILTEQRQHVLIITLARFDKKNALNNDMYQQLCNAFDHASQSPDIHCVLIQGNEQCFCAGNDLADFMAQDEDLVAFSFIHTLAQFNKPLVAAVAGAAVGIGTTMLLHCDMVFAAPNAKFKLPFAQLGLAPEAGSSMLLRERLGYNKAFELLVLGNTFSTADALALGIINYQIDESEVLSKALECATAIAKLPHQAVMASRELLRSRPKHIAEAMDEEAKWFKALLASDDCQAILAQFFKR, from the coding sequence ATGAGTAACTTAATTTTAACCGAACAACGACAACATGTTTTGATCATTACTTTAGCCCGCTTCGATAAGAAAAATGCGCTAAATAATGATATGTATCAACAACTTTGTAACGCGTTTGACCATGCTAGTCAATCGCCGGATATCCATTGTGTGTTAATTCAAGGTAACGAGCAATGTTTTTGTGCGGGAAATGATCTCGCAGATTTTATGGCGCAAGACGAAGACCTAGTCGCTTTTTCTTTCATTCATACTCTGGCGCAATTTAACAAGCCGTTAGTCGCTGCAGTTGCTGGTGCCGCTGTTGGTATCGGCACAACTATGCTATTGCATTGCGATATGGTATTTGCTGCCCCCAATGCCAAATTTAAATTACCTTTTGCGCAGTTAGGGCTAGCACCAGAAGCAGGCTCTAGCATGCTTTTACGTGAACGTTTAGGCTACAACAAAGCCTTTGAGCTTCTGGTTTTAGGCAATACCTTTTCAACTGCTGACGCATTAGCGTTGGGTATCATTAACTACCAAATTGATGAATCAGAAGTACTATCAAAGGCGCTTGAATGTGCCACTGCAATTGCCAAGTTACCTCATCAAGCTGTTATGGCAAGCCGCGAGCTTTTGCGCAGTAGGCCAAAACATATCGCTGAAGCGATGGATGAAGAGGCTAAATGGTTTAAAGCACTGCTTGCAAGCGATGATTGCCAAGCCATCTTAGCCCAATTTTTTAAACGTTAA
- a CDS encoding assimilatory sulfite reductase (NADPH) flavoprotein subunit, which translates to MTGSQQNMNAAALDASQLSQLQQLTAGYSPLQLAWASGYLAAKSEGGDISIAPQGPSASVTVLYSSQTGNAKGVATQFAKQAEEAGLPVSLKNIADVKAKALKNETHLIIVTSTNGEGEPPDDALAFHEFLLGKKAPKLDNLNFGVLALGDTSYEFFCQTGKDFDERLAALGASRILDRVDCDLDYDEPAAQWTSEAIALLKEQVSTATAAAPVAASSAVAASQFDKQNPYEAELLVSQKITGRDSNKDVRHVEIDLAESGLSYQVGDALGVYFENDSELVNELVDALSFSGDEVVTVKGNELSLSQALTTELEITQTAPAFVDFWAQASASEALLALAEDKNALREFAGRHQLVDVVKQGSADIDAQTFVDTLRKITPRLYSIASSQTEVEEEVHLTVGLVAYEQDGKQRFGGASGFLSNRLEEGGKVKVFVEHNDNFRLPQDSNTPVIMIGPGTGVAPFRAFMQEREATDATGDNWMFFGDQTFTQDFLYQVEWQNYLKSGLLTKLDVAFSRDQAEKVYVQHRIKEQAQEVFQWLERGAHLYICGDADRMAKDVHNALVEVVAEQGGLSLDDAEEYLKELRLNKRYQKDVY; encoded by the coding sequence ATGACGGGTAGTCAACAAAATATGAATGCAGCTGCACTGGACGCGAGCCAGTTGTCTCAGTTGCAACAACTTACGGCGGGTTACTCGCCGTTACAACTTGCATGGGCAAGTGGTTATTTAGCGGCAAAAAGTGAAGGTGGCGATATTAGTATTGCGCCTCAAGGCCCAAGTGCATCTGTCACGGTGTTGTATTCATCGCAAACCGGTAACGCTAAAGGCGTTGCTACGCAGTTTGCCAAACAAGCAGAAGAAGCTGGTCTTCCAGTAAGCTTGAAGAACATCGCCGATGTCAAAGCGAAAGCGCTTAAGAACGAAACACATCTAATCATTGTCACCAGTACCAATGGTGAGGGTGAGCCGCCTGATGATGCATTAGCCTTCCATGAATTTTTACTAGGTAAAAAAGCACCGAAATTAGACAACTTAAATTTCGGTGTTTTAGCCTTAGGTGATACCAGCTACGAGTTTTTCTGCCAGACAGGTAAAGATTTTGATGAACGCTTAGCTGCGCTTGGCGCAAGCCGCATATTAGATCGTGTTGATTGCGATCTAGATTATGATGAACCTGCCGCACAATGGACATCAGAAGCTATAGCATTACTGAAAGAGCAAGTAAGCACTGCCACTGCTGCAGCGCCTGTAGCAGCTAGTTCAGCTGTTGCTGCAAGCCAATTCGACAAGCAAAACCCGTATGAAGCAGAACTGTTAGTGAGTCAAAAAATTACTGGTAGAGACTCAAATAAAGATGTTCGTCATGTTGAGATTGATTTAGCAGAGTCTGGTTTAAGCTATCAAGTTGGTGATGCGCTAGGCGTTTATTTCGAAAACGATAGCGAGCTTGTTAACGAGCTTGTTGATGCACTTTCATTTAGCGGTGACGAAGTCGTAACGGTAAAGGGTAATGAATTATCGTTATCACAAGCGTTAACAACTGAACTGGAAATTACTCAAACTGCTCCAGCGTTTGTGGATTTTTGGGCACAGGCAAGTGCTAGTGAAGCCTTGTTGGCACTTGCAGAAGACAAAAATGCGCTACGCGAATTTGCTGGCCGCCATCAATTGGTGGATGTGGTTAAACAAGGTAGTGCAGATATCGACGCACAAACCTTCGTTGATACCCTACGCAAAATAACGCCGCGTTTATATTCAATTGCTTCTAGCCAAACGGAAGTGGAAGAAGAAGTACATTTAACCGTTGGTTTAGTGGCGTATGAACAAGACGGTAAACAACGTTTTGGTGGCGCCTCAGGATTTTTATCTAACCGATTGGAAGAAGGTGGCAAAGTAAAAGTATTTGTTGAACACAATGATAACTTCCGCTTACCACAAGACAGTAATACTCCGGTGATCATGATCGGCCCAGGTACAGGTGTAGCACCTTTTAGAGCGTTTATGCAGGAACGTGAAGCAACTGATGCAACCGGCGACAACTGGATGTTTTTTGGAGACCAAACTTTTACCCAAGATTTCCTATACCAAGTTGAATGGCAAAACTATTTAAAGTCGGGCTTGCTGACTAAATTGGATGTTGCATTTTCACGTGATCAAGCTGAAAAAGTGTATGTACAACATCGAATTAAAGAGCAAGCACAAGAGGTGTTCCAATGGTTGGAACGCGGTGCCCATCTGTATATTTGTGGTGACGCTGATCGTATGGCAAAAGATGTTCACAATGCACTTGTGGAAGTGGTTGCTGAGCAGGGCGGTCTATCTTTAGACGACGCCGAAGAGTATTTGAAAGAATTAAGACTGAACAAACGTTATCAGAAGGATGTTTATTAA
- a CDS encoding PspC domain-containing protein, with translation MKYQRDYGLERTLSKDNLNKKLSGVCAGIARYYDLAPLFVRVLAILALLMFPMATGVAYIVAAALMPNSKHY, from the coding sequence ATGAAATATCAAAGAGACTATGGTTTAGAAAGAACTTTGTCTAAAGATAACCTAAACAAAAAATTATCAGGAGTATGTGCCGGTATCGCTAGATACTACGACTTAGCGCCCCTTTTTGTGCGAGTGCTAGCGATATTGGCATTACTAATGTTCCCAATGGCTACAGGTGTTGCATACATAGTAGCTGCAGCATTAATGCCTAATAGCAAACACTATTAG